Proteins found in one Pseudomonas sp. P8_241 genomic segment:
- a CDS encoding OprD family porin gives MLNFSHRALSACACVLSFGQACASGFVDDSHADLVLRNYYFDRNYVNATPQAAAREWAQGFILNLRSGYSEGPVGFGLDAQGLLGVKLDSSPDRTGTGLLPYDPATREPASEYSELGLTAKARASKSELQLGTISTFLPIAFASPTRLLPQTFRGTYLKSQDIDNLTLHLGWVDRINLRDSTDYQKMTVGSPNGRFNGAAESDRFTFLGGDYAWSPQLTLKYYHAELADLYRKDFYGFVDNRPMGAGHLKSDFRLFVTGEDGAARAGPVDNRNAALMLSYSLGAHKFGAGYMQLTGKTAMPYLFGTEPLVITEGTLSSEFLNPKERSWQVRYDYNFVAVGLPGLNGMLRYVSGDNIELPKLGGSNLKESEKDIELSYTVQTTPFKGVAVRLRNAWYRNDFAAQASHRDDNELRVNVDYTWKLW, from the coding sequence ATGCTCAATTTTTCTCACCGGGCACTCAGCGCCTGCGCCTGCGTTTTATCCTTCGGTCAGGCTTGTGCCAGCGGTTTTGTCGACGACAGCCACGCCGACCTGGTGCTGCGAAACTATTACTTCGACCGCAATTATGTGAACGCCACGCCCCAGGCCGCCGCCCGCGAGTGGGCCCAGGGCTTCATCCTGAACCTGCGCTCGGGATATTCCGAAGGCCCTGTCGGCTTCGGTCTGGATGCCCAGGGCCTGTTGGGCGTCAAGCTCGACTCTTCGCCGGATCGCACCGGCACGGGCCTGCTGCCCTACGACCCGGCTACCCGGGAGCCGGCCAGTGAATATTCCGAGTTGGGGCTGACGGCCAAGGCCCGGGCATCGAAGAGCGAGTTACAGTTGGGCACCATCAGCACCTTCCTGCCGATCGCCTTTGCCAGCCCTACCCGTCTGCTGCCGCAAACCTTTCGCGGCACCTACCTCAAGTCGCAGGACATCGACAACCTGACCTTGCACCTCGGCTGGGTGGACCGCATCAACCTGCGCGACTCCACCGACTATCAGAAAATGACCGTAGGCTCACCCAACGGACGCTTCAACGGCGCTGCCGAGTCGGACCGCTTTACCTTCCTTGGGGGTGACTACGCCTGGTCGCCGCAACTGACGCTCAAGTATTACCACGCAGAACTGGCTGACCTGTATCGCAAGGACTTCTATGGCTTCGTCGACAATCGCCCGATGGGTGCCGGTCATCTCAAGAGTGACTTTCGCCTGTTCGTCACCGGCGAAGACGGCGCGGCCAGGGCCGGTCCGGTCGACAACCGCAATGCCGCGCTGATGTTGAGCTACAGCCTCGGTGCGCACAAATTCGGCGCCGGCTACATGCAGCTCACCGGCAAGACTGCCATGCCGTATCTGTTTGGCACCGAGCCGCTGGTCATCACCGAAGGCACATTGAGCTCGGAGTTTCTCAACCCCAAGGAACGCAGCTGGCAGGTGCGCTATGACTACAACTTCGTGGCCGTTGGCTTGCCGGGGCTCAACGGCATGTTGCGCTATGTCAGCGGCGACAACATCGAATTGCCCAAGCTGGGGGGCTCGAACCTCAAGGAGAGCGAAAAGGATATCGAGCTCTCTTACACCGTTCAGACCACACCCTTTAAGGGAGTCGCCGTGCGCTTGCGCAACGCCTGGTATCGCAACGACTTCGCTGCCCAGGCCAGCCACCGGGATGACAATGAGCTGCGGGTGAATGTCGATTACACGTGGAAGTTGTGGTGA